One stretch of Pseudomonas fragi DNA includes these proteins:
- a CDS encoding class II aldolase/adducin family protein, translating into MLHDKLNQALLARFTPKPGRHALLPELTPRQTLALLCRVLCREGYNDHIAGHITVRQDDGTYLANPWELTWAEVSASDIVRLDHAGKVIEGEWNITPAINLHMDLHAARHDVQVVIHNHPQWGSVWSAAGRIPPVYDQTSALVDTDPVLYDEYRGTVEDGELGRAVVNALGPNKWALLANHGVLVVGNGIRQAHLRAITLEWRSRLAWHVEALGGGSPLPDQVVLATGKRTDANGFPFLWEAMAREEIRRDPGVLE; encoded by the coding sequence ATGTTGCACGACAAACTGAACCAGGCGCTGTTGGCGCGCTTCACGCCCAAGCCGGGCCGGCATGCGCTGCTGCCCGAACTGACCCCCCGCCAGACGCTTGCCCTGCTGTGCCGGGTGTTGTGTCGCGAAGGCTATAACGACCATATCGCCGGCCATATCACGGTGCGCCAGGACGACGGCACATACCTGGCCAACCCGTGGGAGCTGACGTGGGCAGAGGTGAGCGCTTCGGATATCGTGCGCCTCGATCATGCGGGCAAGGTGATTGAAGGAGAATGGAACATCACCCCGGCCATCAACTTGCATATGGACTTACATGCCGCACGGCATGATGTTCAGGTGGTGATCCATAATCACCCGCAATGGGGATCGGTGTGGTCGGCGGCGGGGCGCATTCCGCCGGTCTACGACCAGACATCGGCCCTGGTTGACACCGACCCGGTGCTCTATGACGAGTACCGCGGTACGGTTGAAGACGGCGAATTGGGGCGTGCCGTGGTGAACGCACTGGGCCCCAACAAGTGGGCGTTACTTGCCAACCACGGTGTGCTGGTGGTGGGTAACGGTATACGCCAGGCGCATTTGCGTGCGATCACCCTGGAGTGGCGCAGCCGTCTGGCCTGGCATGTAGAGGCACTCGGAGGCGGTTCGCCGTTGCCCGATCAAGTGGTGCTTGCCACCGGCAAGCGCACTGATGCCAACGGGTTCCCGTTCTTGTGGGAAGCTATGGCCAGGGAAGAAATCCGCCGCGATCCGGGGGTGCTTGAGTAA
- a CDS encoding TetR/AcrR family transcriptional regulator produces MAPNISPAQLPALRKRPSQSRSRALVDAVEQACLQILDAKGEASLTVALISELSGVAVGSIYQYFPSKDAIVALLYERVLDEETQTLLRMREQLTGKPLRLALRDILANIIRVETRLFKLNKAFHLRYHSALHLGKWGGPYQTTGEFIEATWLPLVRLYEHEINTEHPALAAYLLGQGLRSVIRSVLDDMPAQMESAAFLDSLVGMAMGCLQPASFD; encoded by the coding sequence ATGGCCCCAAACATTTCCCCGGCTCAGCTTCCCGCGCTACGCAAGCGCCCGAGCCAGTCACGCTCGCGCGCGCTGGTGGACGCCGTGGAACAGGCGTGCTTGCAGATTCTCGATGCAAAAGGCGAAGCATCGCTGACCGTCGCCCTTATCTCGGAGCTGTCAGGGGTCGCGGTCGGTTCCATCTACCAGTACTTCCCCAGCAAAGATGCAATTGTGGCCTTGTTGTACGAGCGTGTTCTCGATGAAGAAACCCAGACGCTCTTGCGCATGCGTGAGCAATTGACCGGCAAGCCTTTGCGATTGGCGTTGCGGGATATACTGGCCAACATCATTCGGGTGGAAACGCGACTGTTCAAATTGAACAAGGCCTTTCACTTGCGTTACCACTCTGCCCTTCACCTGGGCAAGTGGGGCGGCCCCTACCAGACGACAGGCGAGTTCATTGAGGCCACCTGGTTGCCGCTGGTGCGACTGTACGAGCATGAGATCAACACCGAGCACCCGGCCCTGGCGGCTTATTTGCTCGGGCAAGGCTTGCGCAGCGTGATCCGCTCGGTGCTGGATGATATGCCGGCGCAAATGGAATCCGCAGCATTCCTTGATAGCCTGGTTGGCATGGCGATGGGCTGCTTGCAGCCAGCCTCGTTTGACTGA
- a CDS encoding TauD/TfdA dioxygenase family protein has translation MSSAFTVRPLGPSIGAEVLDLDPACVFLPDTLAGLEAALVQHEALVLHVPGLRPEQHLAIARHFGEPEVHTFYPNLGEGLEQITVIDSRHGDRADMWHHDESFLPSPPIVTMTHAHILPPVGGDTCWISMTTAYDALSERMQHYLEGLSAWHDMNGPMTAALRQNVVSHERYLEVINMNRRHLHPLVIKHPVTGRKALYVSPTYTTYIDGLAIPESDAVLAYLHGHCQQAHFAFRHRWAVGDMVIWDNRSVLHNAILDYQPHQRRMQRASVFARQSIHA, from the coding sequence ATGTCATCAGCTTTCACCGTCCGCCCCCTGGGGCCAAGTATTGGCGCCGAGGTACTTGATCTGGATCCCGCTTGCGTATTCTTGCCAGATACCCTGGCAGGGCTTGAAGCGGCACTTGTTCAACATGAAGCCCTGGTACTGCACGTCCCGGGCTTGAGGCCTGAGCAACACCTGGCGATTGCCAGGCATTTTGGCGAGCCGGAAGTCCACACGTTCTATCCCAATCTGGGCGAAGGCCTTGAGCAGATCACCGTGATTGACTCCAGGCATGGTGACCGTGCCGATATGTGGCACCACGACGAAAGTTTTTTACCGAGCCCGCCCATCGTCACCATGACCCACGCGCACATCTTGCCGCCGGTGGGCGGTGACACCTGCTGGATCAGCATGACCACGGCGTATGACGCACTGTCAGAGCGCATGCAGCACTACCTTGAGGGCCTGAGTGCCTGGCACGACATGAACGGGCCGATGACCGCAGCGTTGCGCCAGAACGTGGTCAGTCACGAGCGCTACCTGGAGGTGATCAACATGAATCGTCGGCACTTGCATCCGCTGGTGATCAAACACCCGGTAACAGGTCGCAAGGCGCTGTATGTGAGCCCGACGTACACCACCTACATCGACGGCCTGGCCATCCCTGAAAGCGACGCGGTGCTTGCTTATTTACACGGCCACTGCCAGCAGGCGCATTTTGCCTTTCGCCATCGCTGGGCTGTCGGTGACATGGTGATCTGGGATAACCGCAGCGTACTTCACAACGCCATCCTTGATTATCAACCGCACCAGCGGCGCATGCAGCGTGCCTCTGTATTCGCTCGCCAGAGCATCCACGCGTGA
- the hxsB gene encoding His-Xaa-Ser system radical SAM maturase HxsB has translation MTLIATDAKHYRLLPFRFMRMNTGHDRDILLTSDTGEYMHVNDAQLRALSYFDVQASTRFYKDLLARHFIYEPGRHDPFPEMAAQYRSRKDFLFQGPALHLFVVTLRCNHTCQYCQVSRAPLGGSGHDLSEADAQAAVDRLFESNAPALTVEFQGGEPLLAFERVRQIVEWIVERNVVEQRDIQFVITTTLHHLTEEILDFAEQNRIQFSTSLDGPAPLHNANRPTPSRDSYERTVKGIRWVRERLGHDAVSALTTLTSRSLEQPEAIIDEYVNQGFSSISLRPLSPYGFATKSAHRLDYPIERYLAFYKKALAYLLHINQQGVYLSESYTSLLLRNILTPFSSGYVDLRSPTGAGIAALVYNYDGYVYPSDEARMLLEMGEDGLRLGTVQQPLSELLASPVMNVLLASGVAEALPGCADCALVPYCGADPVEHYARQADPIGHREFSSFCNKNMGLLKHLFGLLYDGDDNVQRVLLSWLNRRSYNDVRLPGYRG, from the coding sequence GTGACGCTAATTGCGACAGACGCCAAGCACTACCGCTTGCTACCTTTTCGATTCATGCGCATGAACACGGGACATGACCGTGACATTCTGCTCACCTCCGATACCGGTGAGTACATGCACGTGAACGACGCGCAATTACGAGCCCTCAGTTACTTCGACGTTCAAGCAAGTACGCGTTTTTACAAGGACCTGCTAGCTCGCCACTTCATCTACGAACCAGGCCGCCACGACCCGTTCCCGGAAATGGCCGCGCAGTATCGCAGCCGCAAGGACTTCCTCTTCCAGGGCCCTGCATTGCACTTGTTCGTGGTGACATTGCGCTGCAACCACACCTGCCAGTACTGCCAGGTGTCGCGGGCCCCTCTGGGAGGATCCGGCCACGACCTGTCGGAAGCGGATGCACAGGCGGCGGTCGATCGCCTGTTCGAATCGAACGCTCCAGCCCTGACTGTGGAGTTTCAGGGTGGCGAACCACTTTTGGCCTTCGAGCGCGTCCGCCAAATTGTCGAATGGATCGTGGAGCGGAACGTGGTCGAACAACGGGATATCCAGTTCGTCATCACCACCACGCTGCACCACCTGACGGAGGAAATACTCGATTTCGCTGAGCAAAATCGCATCCAGTTTTCGACCTCGCTCGATGGCCCGGCGCCCTTGCATAATGCCAACCGTCCTACTCCGTCACGAGACTCCTACGAACGCACTGTAAAAGGCATCCGGTGGGTCCGTGAGCGTCTTGGCCATGATGCGGTTTCCGCGCTGACCACGCTGACTTCTAGAAGCCTCGAACAACCTGAAGCAATCATCGATGAATATGTAAATCAGGGTTTTTCCAGCATCTCGCTTCGGCCTCTGAGCCCTTATGGGTTTGCCACCAAGAGTGCCCATCGACTTGATTACCCGATTGAGCGATACCTGGCCTTCTACAAGAAGGCACTGGCCTATTTGCTACACATCAACCAACAAGGCGTATACCTCTCAGAGAGTTATACGAGCCTCTTGCTGAGAAATATCCTGACACCCTTCTCCTCCGGTTACGTAGATCTGCGCTCCCCAACTGGCGCAGGCATCGCGGCGCTGGTTTACAACTATGACGGTTACGTCTACCCCTCGGACGAAGCCCGAATGTTGCTGGAGATGGGAGAAGACGGCTTGAGGCTCGGCACCGTGCAGCAGCCCTTGTCTGAATTACTCGCATCACCCGTTATGAATGTGTTGCTCGCCAGTGGCGTAGCAGAGGCGCTGCCGGGCTGCGCTGACTGCGCACTTGTCCCGTACTGTGGTGCTGACCCCGTCGAACACTATGCCCGTCAAGCTGACCCGATCGGACACCGAGAGTTCAGCAGCTTCTGCAATAAGAATATGGGGCTGCTGAAGCATCTTTTCGGCCTGCTTTACGATGGCGACGACAACGTGCAGAGGGTACTGCTGTCTTGGTTGAACAGGCGCTCTTACAACGATGTCCGGTTACCGGGTTACAGGGGCTGA
- the hxsC gene encoding His-Xaa-Ser system radical SAM maturase HxsC, with protein sequence MVMLRKDTHFEIHHLNEPKLLKVITLDEFIEQGLAVCAGDAEFGDLLLWLPNEERLQNPHLLSLPVGGFLIPEPLIGDFDSALPHLHTPKDVDVVQPGDVIAITPGNALVRVLYRRGSDSNLLFMTDRCNSLCLMCSQPPKDIDDRWHIEENLRLIDLMDKGEENLGISGGEPTLYRDGLLEILAKCKAVLPQKSIHVLSNGRLFQDPSWIAALSAIGHPQLSWGIPLYADNAEDHDHVVQAPGAFSETLQGLYNLARANQIIEIRVVLNHLTTPRLPELAHYVFRNLPFVRHVALMGIESTGLARKNYEELWIDPLDYQESLSQAVYFLFNRGVPVSIYNLPLCLIPAHLSRFARQSISDWKNLFIDTCQQCAGVKHCSGFFKSHTDRWQSRGVQPLSTEAFSAYTRSAQ encoded by the coding sequence ATGGTGATGCTGCGCAAAGATACACACTTCGAAATCCATCACCTGAATGAGCCGAAACTTCTCAAGGTTATCACTCTGGATGAGTTCATCGAACAAGGGCTGGCTGTTTGTGCCGGAGACGCTGAGTTCGGTGACCTGCTGCTTTGGCTGCCAAACGAAGAACGGTTACAGAACCCGCATCTGCTCTCATTACCAGTGGGTGGATTCCTGATCCCGGAGCCATTGATCGGCGACTTCGACAGCGCGCTTCCACACCTGCACACCCCCAAAGATGTGGATGTCGTGCAACCGGGTGATGTCATTGCTATAACACCCGGCAACGCGTTGGTACGAGTGCTTTATCGACGAGGCTCAGACAGCAACCTGCTGTTTATGACCGATCGTTGCAACAGCCTTTGTCTGATGTGCTCGCAGCCACCCAAAGATATCGATGACCGTTGGCACATCGAAGAGAACCTACGGCTGATCGACCTGATGGACAAGGGCGAGGAAAATCTGGGAATCAGCGGCGGAGAACCAACGCTTTATCGTGACGGCCTGCTCGAAATACTGGCCAAGTGCAAAGCCGTTTTGCCGCAGAAATCCATTCATGTGCTCAGCAACGGGCGTCTGTTTCAAGACCCGAGCTGGATCGCAGCGCTCTCGGCCATCGGCCACCCTCAGTTGAGTTGGGGCATCCCGTTGTATGCCGACAATGCCGAAGACCATGACCATGTGGTGCAGGCTCCAGGCGCGTTCAGCGAAACCCTGCAAGGTCTTTACAACCTGGCGCGTGCCAACCAGATTATCGAGATACGCGTGGTGCTCAATCACCTGACCACGCCACGCTTGCCAGAGCTCGCCCACTACGTGTTCAGGAATCTGCCCTTCGTGCGGCATGTTGCGCTGATGGGTATCGAAAGTACCGGCCTGGCCAGGAAGAACTACGAAGAACTGTGGATTGACCCGCTGGACTATCAGGAGTCGTTGAGCCAGGCGGTGTATTTCCTGTTCAACCGCGGAGTACCGGTCTCGATCTACAACTTGCCCCTGTGCCTGATCCCGGCCCACCTCTCACGTTTCGCTCGCCAGAGCATTTCGGACTGGAAGAACCTGTTCATCGATACCTGCCAGCAATGCGCTGGCGTCAAACATTGCTCTGGCTTCTTCAAATCCCACACCGACCGCTGGCAGAGCCGCGGCGTACAACCACTATCGACCGAGGCCTTTAGCGCCTATACAAGGAGCGCACAGTGA
- the hxsD gene encoding His-Xaa-Ser system protein HxsD: MTWPVTLKLDSTAYPLSVVQRAAYSLAGTVTIQVGIEANHISLTAHPAEERLTLSREQAHSLILQHLNDFALRDHINRETAGLREVLARAALAGCGISQ; the protein is encoded by the coding sequence ATGACATGGCCAGTCACGCTGAAACTCGACAGCACTGCCTACCCGCTCAGCGTGGTGCAACGCGCCGCTTATTCCCTGGCTGGCACTGTCACGATCCAGGTCGGTATTGAAGCCAATCACATAAGCCTCACGGCCCACCCCGCTGAAGAAAGGCTAACCCTTTCCCGGGAGCAGGCTCACTCGCTAATCCTTCAGCATCTGAACGACTTCGCCCTACGCGACCATATCAACCGCGAAACAGCAGGGTTGCGCGAGGTCCTAGCCCGAGCCGCGCTCGCTGGATGTGGGATTTCCCAGTGA
- a CDS encoding LysR family transcriptional regulator, producing MTANPFDGIREFVASAQSLSFTAAALELGVTSSAVGKSVTRLEARLGVKLLHRTTRRLILTSEGEAYLASCLRVMDELAETQGFLTTGQQEPIGRLRIDLPAAFGRRHILPTLINMAVRYQQLDLSVSFSERLVDIVNDGIDLVVRIGNLKDDAEIVARKLGSQCLLICATPGYLQEHGTPQTPEDLLHHDCIVGWRNGTRKTWMLIDEKGQTNEHEVRVKHEMGDGEMLLDMTLAGGGLAQLPTWLVQTHIREGLLVPVLDTYAGAEMPIHVIWPRTRYIQPKIRMVVDELLALARRDAGIFRPDQGDQTADNKAR from the coding sequence ATGACTGCAAACCCGTTTGACGGTATTCGTGAGTTCGTTGCCTCGGCTCAGTCCTTGAGTTTCACCGCGGCGGCACTCGAACTCGGGGTCACCAGTTCGGCGGTGGGCAAAAGCGTCACCCGGCTTGAAGCGCGCCTGGGCGTCAAGCTCCTGCACCGCACCACGCGACGCCTTATCCTCACCTCCGAAGGTGAGGCCTACCTGGCCAGTTGCCTGCGGGTGATGGATGAGCTGGCCGAGACCCAGGGGTTCTTGACCACCGGGCAGCAGGAGCCTATCGGTCGGCTGCGCATAGACCTGCCGGCCGCCTTTGGCCGACGACATATTTTGCCGACCCTGATCAATATGGCTGTGCGCTATCAACAGCTCGATCTGTCCGTGAGTTTCAGTGAGCGGCTGGTGGATATCGTCAACGATGGCATCGACCTTGTAGTCCGTATCGGCAACTTGAAGGATGACGCAGAAATCGTCGCGCGCAAGCTGGGCAGTCAATGCCTGTTGATTTGCGCGACGCCCGGTTATTTGCAAGAACACGGCACGCCTCAAACCCCTGAAGACCTTTTGCACCACGATTGCATTGTTGGCTGGCGCAACGGCACCCGTAAAACCTGGATGCTGATTGACGAGAAGGGGCAGACCAATGAGCACGAAGTACGGGTCAAGCACGAGATGGGGGACGGGGAAATGCTGCTGGACATGACGCTGGCCGGGGGCGGGCTGGCGCAACTGCCCACCTGGCTGGTGCAGACGCATATCCGGGAAGGTCTACTGGTGCCGGTGCTGGACACTTATGCAGGCGCCGAAATGCCCATCCATGTGATTTGGCCACGCACGCGCTATATACAACCCAAAATCAGGATGGTCGTGGATGAGCTGTTGGCATTGGCCCGGCGTGATGCAGGCATTTTCCGGCCTGATCAGGGCGACCAGACTGCGGACAATAAAGCCCGCTGA
- the hxsA gene encoding His-Xaa-Ser repeat protein HxsA — protein MKLLDRWKVLISGISLLPMAGATLAQAGHLSLADANWQPNDKLQPPVFADTLNAPDTVNIYAAHRSHSSHRSHSSHSSHYSGSGGYSAPRYYSPPATSTRSYSAPNASSSTSSSNSLYQSSGTTSGSSSSTSKSRAANEQKSNLVTRVQTALMVRQYYQGTIDGVMGKATRGALMAFQMDTGLTVNGRMDTPSLNALGIKIP, from the coding sequence GTGAAATTGCTCGACCGCTGGAAAGTCCTGATCAGTGGCATCAGCTTGCTGCCTATGGCAGGTGCCACCCTGGCACAGGCGGGCCATCTGTCGCTCGCCGATGCGAACTGGCAACCCAACGACAAGCTACAGCCACCGGTCTTTGCCGATACGCTCAATGCGCCAGACACCGTCAACATCTATGCGGCACATCGCTCACACAGTTCACACCGGTCCCACAGTTCGCACAGTTCTCACTACAGCGGCTCGGGAGGCTATAGCGCACCTCGCTACTACAGCCCACCCGCTACCAGTACCCGAAGCTACAGCGCGCCTAATGCTTCGAGCAGCACCTCAAGCAGCAACAGCCTTTACCAGTCGTCTGGCACTACCAGCGGATCAAGTTCGAGCACTTCAAAGAGCCGCGCGGCCAATGAGCAGAAAAGCAACCTGGTCACCCGTGTGCAGACCGCGCTGATGGTGCGCCAGTATTACCAAGGCACGATTGATGGGGTGATGGGCAAGGCGACACGTGGTGCGTTGATGGCCTTTCAGATGGACACCGGGCTGACCGTGAATGGCCGGATGGATACGCCTTCGCTGAATGCGTTGGGGATCAAGATTCCATAA